GCTGGAAGACCGGAGCATGGACATTGTGGTGTCGAGTTATGTCGTGCATCACGTGCGCGCGTTTGAAAAGCTCCGCGCGTTTTTCGACGAAATCCTGCGCGTGTCGAGGCTCGGCTGGATGATCGTGGACATGGAAAGGCGATTCTGGGGGCCTCCGTTCGCGTTATTCGGGGGCTATCTCTTCGGCGGCTCGACGCCGCTGGTCTGGGACGGCGTGAAGAGCATGCGCCGCGCGTACACGTCGGAGGAAATCAACGTGCTGCTGAATCAGGTTCAGAAAGCTTCCGCTTATCAGGGCATGCACTGCCAGCCGCATGCCTTTTTTCCATATTGGTTCGTGAAGGGGCTCAGGACGCCGTCGATCCTGGACAAGAAATTCGAGTTGGAGCCGGGCAAAAGCGCTTCGGCGGCGTGAGTCAGAATAAATTTTTTTGCGATTGGGAAATGGTCCTGCGGGAAGGGCGATGGATGCCTTTGCGCCAGCGGCTGACGGTCGCCGTGCTGACGCCGAATTGTTCCGCCACCGCGAGCGTGCCGAGCCTTTCGATCAGGCGGTCGAGATCTTTGGGCCTGCCGCTTTTCGGATCGTAGATTTTGAGAGAAGCGGGTTTGCGGGCGTCCATCCGTTTTTATTCTAAAACGCTTCCCGTGGAATGGCCAGCGATTCCTTTTTGCGCGAAAGACATGTAAAATAATACAAAGACGAGGTTTTATGCCGACGCCTGAAAAGGAAAAAAGCCTGCAGTCGCTGGGCATCACGCCCAAGGCGAAAGTCTACTGGAACCTGCCCCGCTCCGCGCTTTATGAAGAAGCCCTGCGCCGTTCGGAAGGGCTGCTTTCGCATGGCGGCACCTTCGTCATCAATACCCAGCCGTACACCGGCCGCCTCCCGAACGACAAATTCATTGTCTCCGAACCGGCGAGCCAGTCCAGGGTCAACTGGGGCAAGATCAACAAGCCCTTCGACCCCGCGAAATTCGAGGCCCTGAAAAAGCGCGTCTGCGATTATCTGGCGTCGAAAGACCTTTTCATCCAGGACCATTACGCGGGCGCGGATGAGCGCTACCGCATTCCGACTCGCATCGTTTCCGAGCGCGCGATCGCCGCTTTATTTGCCCGCACCATGCTGATCCGTGAAAAGAACAAAGAGAAGATGCTGAACCTCGTGCCTCAATTCACGATCCTGCACGCCCCCGGCTTCAAGGCCGCCCCCGCCCGCGACGGCACGCGCAGCGAAGCGTTCATCCTCCTGAACTTTGCCCAGAAAATGGTCATGATCGGCGGGACGTACTACCTGGGCGAAATCAAAAAATCCATTTTTTCGGTCATGAATTATTTGCTTCCGGAAAAAGGCGTGCTGCCCATGCATTGCTCCACCAATTACGGCCGCGACGAAAACGATGCCGCCATCTTTTTCGGGCTTTCGGGCACGGGCAAGACCACGCTTTCGGCCGCGCCGGACCGGACGCTGGTGGGCGACGACGAACACGGCTGGAGCGACCACGGCATTTTCAATTTCGAAGGCGGCTGTTACGCGAAGGTCATCAGGCTTTCCAAGGAAGGGGAGCCGGAGATTTTCGCGACGACCGGCCGCTTCGGCACCATTCTCGAAAACGTCGTGATCGATCCGGAAACGCGCGCCATCGACCTGAACGATGACTCGATCACCGAGAACACGCGCGCGACCTATCCCATCTCCCACATCCCGAACATGACCCTGAGCGGCCAATCCGGCCATCCGAAAAATATTCTGATGCTGACCGCGGACGCATTCGGCATCCTGCCGCCGGTTTCGCGGCTCACCAAGGAACAGGCCATGTACCATTTCATTTCCGGCTACACGGCCAAGGTCGCGGGCACCGAATCCGGCGTGAAGGAACCGCAGGCCACGTTCAGTCCCTGCTTCGGCGGGCCTTTCATGCCGCTGCCGCCGGCGGCCTATGCCAAGCTGCTCGGAGAGAAAATCACGAAGTACGACGTGCGCGTATGGCTGGTCAACACGGGCTGGAGCGGCGGCGCGTATCCAAACGGCAAACGCATGGATCTTGCCGTGACGCGCGCGATCGTGAAGGCCATCCTGGACGGCAGCCTTGCGAAAATCGAAACTCGGATCGACCCGCATTTCGGCCTGGCTGTCCCCATTGGATGTCCGGGCGTGCCGCCCAAAATCCTCGACCCGAAACTGACCTGGAAAGACCCCGCCGCTTACGAGAAAAAAGCCGGCGAACTGGCGCGCATGTTCCAGGAACATTTCCTGGAGCAATGCGGGCCGGAGCTGCGTTCGCTCACGGCCGTCGGCCCCCAAGTCTGATGAAGTCCCTGACCGAATACCTCACGTTCCAGACCAAGAACCGCCGCGAATACCTGAACATCACGCCGCAGGTCGAAGAGCTCGTGCGTAAGAGCGCGATCCAGGAAGGCCTTTGTCTTGTTAACGCCATGCACATCACAGCGA
This Verrucomicrobiia bacterium DNA region includes the following protein-coding sequences:
- the pckA gene encoding phosphoenolpyruvate carboxykinase (ATP) yields the protein MPTPEKEKSLQSLGITPKAKVYWNLPRSALYEEALRRSEGLLSHGGTFVINTQPYTGRLPNDKFIVSEPASQSRVNWGKINKPFDPAKFEALKKRVCDYLASKDLFIQDHYAGADERYRIPTRIVSERAIAALFARTMLIREKNKEKMLNLVPQFTILHAPGFKAAPARDGTRSEAFILLNFAQKMVMIGGTYYLGEIKKSIFSVMNYLLPEKGVLPMHCSTNYGRDENDAAIFFGLSGTGKTTLSAAPDRTLVGDDEHGWSDHGIFNFEGGCYAKVIRLSKEGEPEIFATTGRFGTILENVVIDPETRAIDLNDDSITENTRATYPISHIPNMTLSGQSGHPKNILMLTADAFGILPPVSRLTKEQAMYHFISGYTAKVAGTESGVKEPQATFSPCFGGPFMPLPPAAYAKLLGEKITKYDVRVWLVNTGWSGGAYPNGKRMDLAVTRAIVKAILDGSLAKIETRIDPHFGLAVPIGCPGVPPKILDPKLTWKDPAAYEKKAGELARMFQEHFLEQCGPELRSLTAVGPQV